TACCCACAATGCAGTAATTCCTTGAGATGTATCCATGGAGTTTCTCATTGCTTTTATCACTCCAATCTAGCAAAAGTCGAAGGACAGAAAACATTTCACTCGTAAAATTTGTCTATTCCGGATAAAAGAATTTCCATACTAAACAGCATGTTGTTCTTCTCCTCATCGATGGAGTAAACTAAGAAAAACTTACTTCCTCTTATGGACAGCACAAAAGCCAAAGGCAAAAAGGAATTGGAAGAACATAGAACATGGAAACGGAATAAGCATGTCATGCAGAGTAGCCAAGTCGGTCAAAGAAAAACAGTACTTTAGTTTAATGACGACAATGAAGCGTACATTAAGTGAGGTGAAGCGCTCAACACATTCTAAGCCTCGCTTTAGAGCTTAAGTGTACTTGCCTTTGACAACACAACATGGATAgcattaatatattttacactGTGATTATGCTACCTCTCTCTGTTGAACATGAACTAAAGTTTCAAGTTTGTCCACATTTTTTGTGCATAAGATTTCACTTGAATGATTATCTTGAGCAGTTTCAGTTCAAGAAAATACCCTTTAGGCCCTTTCCTTTGATAGTTCAACAGTTGGATAGCACACTAATACAAGGGTGGTTTGGTACGTGGGATAGGGATAATAATCCCAGGATAAAATTTGGGATTAACTTTATCCCGTATTTGGTTTGATGTCTTAGTTAATCCCGAGATTATTTTATATCCCAACTTTTCTACCAAAACTGTGGGGATTACTATCCCATATAGAAGGTGGGATATATTTCTTATCCTATCCGGCCTACCAGACGACCCCTACGTTATTTAGGTGACCAAAGTGAAAGATTGGATCCTACAAAGTAAAATGAAAGTTGAATCAGATTATACCTGATCAGTTTCATCCAAAAAAGTAGTCAGTTCATCAAGTAACAAAACTTTGCAAGCTTCCGCCAAAGCACCAGCCGTAGCAACCCTTTGTTTTTGGCCACCACTAAGAGTGTGAACTGGTTTCTGCTCAGTGTAAACAAAAGCACAGACTTGAGAGCAGTTTGGTATAATATGTTAGGAACTCAAGAAACCATACCTGAAGAACATACtttcaaatattcatacatcCCAACTGCATCCAAAGCTTTTGCCACCCTAGTCTTAATCTCATTTGGTGTTAAGTTCAATTTACCAAGACCAAAAGCGACATCAGCTTCCACTGTTGGCATCACGACCTgtaaacacaaaaaataaagaaggccATGCATTTCAGAGCAGAATAATATGTGGTCATGGAAAGTCCAATTCATAAAAACCATCCAGCGATCCAGGCAaaataacataacaaataaCGGCATATGTGGCTCTCTGCTTTAGCCGCACCAAGCACAACATCTGTTTTGCAGAGACCTCGTGAACTCATCATGCCAAAAGCATGTGAGTCTATGATAAGAAGCCTTGTAGAATTaccatacaaaaaataaatgggCCAATGTAATAAAAACTCTATAGATTCGCATTCTCGAATCAGTAAATGCAGAGTTTGGAATCATGACAGACACTTGTGCTACTAAATGACTCATGAGTGCAAAGCTAAAATGATGAGGACTTTGCAACCACATATTCTGGAGGTTTTACAAAGATGGATAAACTGCACTATCAACCCAAAGTAATGGACATGCAGAGTTACAAACCAGTATAATCAGCAATACGGATGTATAAAGTTAAGAACTTTCCAGATTCTGCCTACTTACAGGGCTACAATAGAAGTTCTATAATGACATTTTAGTCCTTATGATGGCAAATTGCctaatttcttcaaaagtatGATCTTTCCAAATCTAAACTCGACTGAGATATAGTTCAACAAAAGCAAGAAAACCCAAAAGCATAATTACATCAGTAGGATAGTTATCAAGGGGACTTGATTCTCTGATATGAAATCAAGCTTATACAAGATGAAGCACTCAATCTTTTGTAGTTCACTCATGATTTACATTCTCTTTGTGATAATGTCAGTGTCTGAGCCAACTTATACGCATCTCGACTATTTCACTAGGTACATGTTACTTCACACCATCACAGGTACCTAGTAACTCGTTGGCTTAAGCAAAGGAAAAAAGATCACCTAGGCCTTCTTTTTGGTCTATGCTCATTTTTGAACTTATCTTCCGTGGTTTTCACCCTCTTAATTGACCATTAGGCAACATCTTTAGGTTCCCCTAGTGTTTTACATGCATTCGCAGTGATTCCATTAAACTCCAATTCtcagttattgaattggtttgaTAGGaatccctttttttttcaaagattggATCGAGACGAGTTTAAATAGAGTGACATGGATAGTGAAGATTTATATAGCTGGCAGACTAGATTGGAATTGAGGTGTataagttgttgttgttgttgttgttgtgataaGTATCTTGAATCTCGAATTTTACACCATTAATCTTACAATTCATTCATCAGCACAACACGGGAATCCAAACATTCTCGCTTAATCATCCAATTTAACCCACAAAAGAGGGCCACAAATCCGAAGACGACTGATAATTAGGCAGCATTACCCTCTAAAGCCTAAAGGCAACTTAAAAcgaaaaaactgaaaattgctTCAAGTAAGTACACCTGATGATCAGGATTCTGATACACAAAGCTCCTTGGCCTCTCCACATACAAGAAACCATCATCTGGACTCAATAGACCTGCTAATATCTGAAACaatttcacccaaaaaaagaacaaaaccCATTAATTCTGACAAactacaacaacataccaaTGTAATTCCACAAGTGGGGTTTGGCGAGGGTAGgcaaaccttacccctaccttgtgcAGGTAAATAGGTAGTTTCTGATAGACCCTCGGagcaacaaaaatataaacacaACATTGATGAAAACATAAGTAGTAACAACAGCAAGATAGTAAGAAAAAATCAAAGCATAAGAGACAACAAGTAGTATTAGAAAACTAAGAATGAGAAATacgaaaataataaaataacaaaaatacattaaaatacccaaatatAATACCAAAAGTGGGGCTCGGGAAGGTAGAGTGTAAGCAGACCTTACCTCTACCTTGGGAGGTAGAGAAGTTTTATCCAATAGACCCTCTGCTCATGAAAAAACATATCGAAGAAGATACTATAAAAAGcatcacaaacaaaaaaaataaactacaatAAAATAGTGTGATGATCAAAGTACAAGAGACAATAGAAAGTAACTAACATATATCGAAGGACAAGAAACTACAGGAAAATTACTACGACTACTAGTACGGAAGGATAAGCGAGAAAAAGCTAAACCACTAGCTATACTTCTAAGTTCTAACTTAATCTATGTAATCCACAATCTCCATATGTCATATACTCGATAACCTTCAACTGCGACATGTCATGTATAATCACATCTTCCCAAATAATACTAAAACTGCTGGTTTAAAAAAAGGCGAAATTACCTACTACTAGTCTTCTAAGCTAATCCTCGACCTCCACACATTCGTATCTATTCTAACATACTAACAACCAAAAAACAATGGTCCTAgatatatatacctttaaaaggGTTGATTTTCCACAACCATTAGGTCCCAAAAGCATCCAGAATTGTCCAGAAGGAACTTGTAGTGAACAATCTTTAAGAATTGGAAGTATTTTTCCTTGTTTTGAGACA
The DNA window shown above is from Solanum lycopersicum chromosome 11, SLM_r2.1 and carries:
- the ABCI9 gene encoding ABC transporter I family member 9; the protein is MIQSVCVRASALPLPPIDSHRNAAMANSFAIDAQNLSYSVVSKQGKILPILKDCSLQVPSGQFWMLLGPNGCGKSTLLKILAGLLSPDDGFLYVERPRSFVYQNPDHQVVMPTVEADVAFGLGKLNLTPNEIKTRVAKALDAVGMYEYLKKPVHTLSGGQKQRVATAGALAEACKVLLLDELTTFLDETDQIGVIKAMRNSMDTSQGITALWVTHRLEELEFADGAVYMEDGRIVRQGDATSIRKFIEDKLTSYVNQINL
- the ABCI9 gene encoding ABC transporter I family member 9 isoform X1; translated protein: MIQSVCVRASALPLPPIDSHRNAAMANSFAIDAQNLSYSVVSKQGKILPILKDCSLQVPSGQFWMLLGPNGCGKSTLLKILAGLLSPDDGFLYVERPRSFVYQNPDHQVVMPTVEADVAFGLGKLNLTPNEIKTRVAKALDAVGMYEYLKVCSSVCAFVYTEQKPVHTLSGGQKQRVATAGALAEACKVLLLDELTTFLDETDQIGVIKAMRNSMDTSQGITALWVTHRLEELEFADGAVYMEDGRIVRQGDATSIRKFIEDKLTSYVNQINL